From Camelina sativa cultivar DH55 chromosome 20, Cs, whole genome shotgun sequence, the proteins below share one genomic window:
- the LOC104769477 gene encoding exocyst complex component SEC10-like encodes MTEGIRARGPRSSSANSVPLILDIEDFKGDFSFDASFGNLVNDLLPSFLEEEADSGDGHGNVDGLANGHLRGQSTPLSSAPFFPEVDGLLSLFKDACKELVDLRKQVDGRLNTLKKEVSTQDAKHRKTLTEIEKGVDGLFESFARLDGRISSVGQTAAKIGDHLQSADAQRETASQTIDLIKYLMEFNGSPGDLMELSALFSDDSRVAEAASIAQKLRSFAEEDIGRQGAGTAAGNATAGRGLEVAVANLQDYCNELENRLLSRFDAASQRRDLSTMSECAKILSQFNRGTSAMQHYVATRPMFIDVEVMNSDIRLVLGDHGSQPSPSNVARGLSALYKEITDTVRKEAATITAVFPAPNEVMAILVQRVLEQRVTGILDKILAKPSLMSPPSVQEGGLLLYLRMLAVAYERTQELAKDLRAVGCGDLDVEDLTESLFSSHKDEYPEHEQASLKQLYQAKMEELRAESQQVSESSGTIGRSRGASVSSSQQQLSVTVVTEFVRWNEEAITRCTLFSSQPATLAVNVKAIFTCQLDQVSVYITEGLERARDGLTEAAALRERFVLGTSVSRRVAAAAASAAEAAAAAGESSFKSFMVAVQRCGSSVAIVQQYFANSISRLLLPVDGAHAASCEEMSTALSKAEAAAYKGLQQCIETVMAEVDRLLSSEQKATDYRSPDDGIAPDHRPTNACMRVVAYLSRVLESAFTALEGLNKQAFLTELGNRLEKLLLTHWQKFTFNPSGGLQLKRDLNEYVVFVKSFGAPSVDEKFELLRIIANVFIVAPDSLPTLFEGSPSIRKDAQRFIQLREDYKSAKLATKLSSLWPSMS; translated from the exons ATGACAGAAGGAATCAGAGCAAGAGGACCCAGATCGTCCTCTGCTAACTCTGTTCCTTTGATTCTTGACATTGAAGACTTCAAG GGTGATTTTTCATTCGATGCATCATTTGGGAACCTGGTAAACGACCTCTTGCCGTCTTTcctagaagaagaagcagattcaGGGGATGGCCATGGCAACGTTGATGGTTTGGCAAATGGGCATTTACGTGGGCAGTCTACTCCTTTGTCTTCTGCTCCTTTTTTCCCTGAAGTAGATGGTCTTTTGTCTCTGTTCAAAGATGCTTGCAAGGAGCTTGTTGATCTTCGGAAGCAG GTTGATGGAAGGCTCAACACACTAAAGAAGGAAGTTTCAACCCAAGATGCCAAACACCGGAAGACACTGACTGAG ATAGAGAAGGGTGTGGACGGTCTGTTTGAGAGCTTTGCAAGGTTGGACGGTCGTATTTCAAGTGTTGGACAGACCGCTGCAAAAATTGGAGATCATTTGCAG AGTGCAGATGCTCAGCGGGAAACTGCTAGCCAGACGATAGATCTTATAAAG TACCTAATGGAGTTCAACGGCAGCCCAGGGGATCTTATGGAGCTTTCCGCTTTGTTCTCTGATGATAGCCGCGTAGCTGAGGCTGCTTCTATTGCTCAGAAATTAC GATCCTTTGCTGAGGAAGATATTGGAAGACAAGGTGCGGGTACAGCTGCAGGAAATGCAACCGCTGGCCGAGGACTGGAAGTTGCAGTTGCTAATCTCCAAGATTACTGTAATG AATTGGAGAATAggcttttatctcgttttgatGCTGCATCACAGCGGAGAGATCTATCCACCATGTCAGAATGTGCTAAGATTTTGTCACAG tTTAACAGGGGTACAAGTGCTATGCAACATTATGTGGCTACACGGCCAATGTTTATTGATGTGGAAGTCATGAATTCAGACATTAGGTTGGTTCTTGGTGACCATGGTTCTCAGCCTAGTCCTAGCAATGTTGCCCGTGGACTTTCTGCTTTATACAAGGAAATTACAG ACACTGTACGCAAAGAAGCAGCGACCATTACAGCTGTTTTCCCTGCTCCAAATGAAGTTATGGCAATCTTAGTTCAG AGAGTTCTGGAGCAGCGTGTCACAGGTATTCTTGACAAAATTTTGGCGAAGCCCTCTCTTATGAGTCCCCCATCTGTGCAAGAAGGCGGACTGTTACTA TACCTTAGAATGTTAGCAGTTGCATATGAGAGAACCCAAGAACTTGCTAAAGACCTCCGAGCTGTTGGATGCGGTGACCTTGATGTTGAAG ATTTGACAGAGTCCTTGTTTTCCTCGCACAAGGATGAATACCCTGAGCATGAGCAGGCCTCCTTAAAACAACTATATCAAGCAAAG ATGGAAGAATTACGTGCTGAGAGTCAGCAAGTCTCGGAGTCATCCGGCACAATAGGACGCTCTAGGGGTGCTTCAGTATCATCTTCTCAGCAGCAGCTATCGGTCACCGTTGTGACTGAGTTTGTTCGATGGAATGAAGAAGCAATAACCAGATGCACACTGTTTTCATCTCAG CCAGCCACACTTGCTGTCAATGTTAAAGCCATATTTACTTGCCAGCTAGACCAG GTGAGCGTATACATAACTGAGGGACTTGAACGGGCAAGGGATGGCCTGACTGAAGCTGCAGCATTGAGGGAGAGATTTGTTTTGGGCACAAGCGTTAGCAGAAGAGTGGCTGCTGCAGCTGCTTCTGCT GCagaagctgctgctgctgctggtgaAAGTAGCTTTAAATCCTTCATGGTTGCTGTGCAGCGTTGCGGTAGTAGTGTTGCTATAGTTCAGCAG TATTTTGCAAATTCGATATCTCGGCTTCTCCTACCAGTGGATGGTGCACATGCTGCTTCTTGTGAAGAAATGTCAACTGCTCTATCCAAAGCAGAGGCAGCTGCTTACAAAGGACTTCAGCAGTGCATTGAAACTGTGATGGCTGAG GTTGATAGGCTACTTTCATCTGAGCAGAAGGCTACCGATTATAGATCACCTGATGATGGAATTGCTCCTGACCACCGCCCAACAAATGCCTGCATGAG GGTCGTGGCTTATCTTTCCCGGGTACTTGAGTCAGCCTTCACTGCCTTGGAAGGTCTTAATAAGCAAGCCTTCCTGACTGAACTG GGAAATAGGTTAGAAAAGCTACTACTAACACACTGGCAGAAGTTCACTTTCAATCCCAG TGGAGGACTGCAGCTGAAGCGTGACTTAAACGAGTATGTAGTATTTGTTAAAAGCTTCGGTGCTCCATCAGTGGATGAGAAATTTGAGCTTCTGAGAAT AATCGCGAATGTTTTCATCGTTGCTCCAGATAGTCTGCCGACTTTGTTCGAGGGAAGTCCAAGCATTCGCAAAGACGCGCAAag GTTTATTCAACTGAGGGAGGACTATAAGAGTGCAAAGCTCGCAACAAAACTCAGCTCCTTGTGGCCAAGCATGAGCTAA
- the LOC104769476 gene encoding uncharacterized protein LOC104769476, with product MSRNGRMASDLSRAGPVERDIEQAIIALKKGAYLLKYGRRGKPKFCPFRLSNDETVLIWFSGNEEKHLKLSHVSRIISGQRTPIFQRYPRPEKEYQSFSLIYSERSLDVICKDKDEAEVWFTGLKALVSHCHQRNRRTESRSDGTPSEANSPRTYTRRSSPLHSPFSSNDSLQKDGSNHHRIHSPFESPPKNGLDKAFSDMALYAVPPKGFYPSDSATISVHSGGSDSMHGHMRGMGMEAFRVSMSSAVSSSSHGSGHDDGDALGDVFIWGEGIGEGVLGGGNRRVGSSFEIKTDSLLPKALESTVVLDVQNIACGAQHAVLVTKQGESFSWGEESEGRLGHGVDSNIQQPKLIDALNTTNIELVACGEFHSCAVTLSGDLYTWGKGDFGVLGHGNEVSHWVPKRVNFLSEGIHVSSIACGPYHTAVVTSAGQLFTFGDGTFGVLGHGDKKSVFTPREVDSLKGLRTVRAACGVWHTAAVVEVMVGSSSSSNCSSGKLFTWGDGDKGRLGHGNKEPKLVPTCVAALVEPNFCQVACGHSLTVALTTAGHVYTMGSPVYGQLGNSHADGKIPSRVEGKLHKSFVEEIACGAYHVAVLTSRTEVYTWGKGSNGRLGHGDVDDRNSPTLVESLKDKQVKSIACGANFTAAVCIHRWASGMDQSMCSGCRQPFSFKRKRHNCYNCGLVFCHSCTNKKSLKACMAPNPSKPYRVCDKCFNKLKKTMETDPSSHSSLSRRGSINQGSDPIEKDDKFDSRSDGQLARFSLMDSMRQVDNRYKKNKKYEFNSSRVSPIPSGSSQRGALNIAKSFNPVFGASKKFFSASVPGSRIVSRATSPISRRPSPPRSTTPTPTLSGLATPKFVVDDTKRTNDNLSQEVVKLRSQVETLTRKSQLQEVELERTAKQLKEALAIANEETTRCKAAKEVIKSLTAQLKDMAERLPVGSARTVKSPPSLNSFGSSPGRIDPFNILNQPNSQESELNGTNTPMFSNGTMTPVFGNGEATNEARSEKEWVEQDEPGVYITLTALAGGARDLKRVRFSRKRFSEKQAEQWWADNRGRVYEQYNVRMVDKASEDLPH from the exons GCTATCATTGCCCTGAAAAAGGGAGCTTACTTGCTTAAGTATGGAAGAAGAGGGAAGCCTAAGTTCTGCCCCTTTCGCCTTTCTAAT GATGAAACTGTTTTGATATGGTTCTCTGGGAATGAGGAGAAACATCTGAAGCTCAGCCATGTTTCTAGGATCATATCTGGACAACGCACT CCTATTTTTCAGAGGTATCCTCGTCCCGAGAAGGAATATCAGTCATTTTCACTAATATATAGCGAGAGGTCTCTGGATGTG atatGCAAGGATAAAGATGAGGCTGAGGTGTGGTTTACTGGTCTTAAGGCCTTGGTTTCGCATTGCCATCAAAGAAACAGGAGGACTGAATCAAGAAGTGACGGTACACCATCTGAAGCTAATAGCCCGAGAACATATACCCGGAGAAGCTCTCCTTTACACTCTCCATTTAGTAGCAATGACAGTTTGCAGAAG GATGGTTCTAATCACCATCGCATTCACAGTCCGTTTGAGAGCCCGCCTAAGAATGGCCTTGACAAGGCATTTTCGGACATGGCATTATATGCTGTTCCTCCAAAAGGATTTTATCCCTCAGATTCTGCAACTATTTCTGTTCATTCTGGAGGCTCGGATAGCATGCATGGACATATGAGGGGTATGGGCATGGAAGCTTTTAGAGTTAGTATGTCAAGTGCTGTTAGTTCCTCGAGCCACGGATCTGGTCATGATGATGGAGATGCATTAGGAGATGTTTTCATCTGGGGGGAAGGCATAGGAGAAGGTGTTTTGGGTGGtggaaaccgtagagttggaaGTTCATTTGAAATTAAAACGGATTCCTTATTGCCAAAAGCTTTAGAATCTACAGTAGTACTTGACGTCCAAAATATTGCTTGTGGTGCACAGCATGCTGTCCTTGTGACAAAACAAGGAGAAAGCTTTTCTTGGGGAGAGGAATCTGAAGGCAGGCTTGGCCACGGTGTTGATTCCAATATTCAACAACCAAAGCTCATCGATGCACTCAACACCACTAATATCGAGCTCGTAGCATGTGGTGAATTTCATAGTTGTGCAGTTACTCTATCAGGAGATCTGTATACCTGGGGTAAAGGAGATTTCGGTGTTCTTGGACATGGAAATGAAGTCAGTCACTGGGTCCCTAAGAGGGTTAATTTTCTGTCGGAAGGGATACATGTATCATCCATTGCTTGTGGACCTTACCACACAGCAGTCGTTACTTCTGCTGGACAGTTGTTTACTTTTGGTGATGGGACCTTTGGTGTTTTGGGCCATGGAGACAAAAAAAGTGTTTTCACACCTCGGGAGGTTGACTCTTTGAAAGGTCTCCGCACTGTCCGGGCAGCTTGTGGTGTATGGCACACAGCAGCAGTTGTGGAAGTCATGGTTGGGAGCTCAAGCTCGAGTAATTGCTCTTCTGGAAAGCTCTTTACATGGGGTGATGGTGATAAGGGTCGTCTTGGTCATGGTAATAAAGAACCAAAACTTGTGCCCACCTGTGTCGCTGCTCTTGTTGAACCCAATTTTTGTCAAGTTGCATGTGGGCACAGTCTAACGGTTGCACTTACAACAGCAGGCCATGTCTATACTATGGGCAGTCCTGTCTATGGTCAGCTTGGAAACTCACATGCAGATGGAAAAATTCCAAGCCGTGTCGAAGGTAAACTTCACAAGAGTTTTGTCGAAGAGATAGCTTGCGGTGCTTATCATGTTGCAGTTTTAACTTCGAGGACCGAAGTTTACACTTGGGGAAAGGGATCAAATGGTAGACTTGGTCATGGAGACGTAGATGATAGAAATTCTCCGACATTGGTAGAGTCGCTTAAGGATAAACAGGTGAAAAGTATTGCCTGTGGCGCTAACTTCACAGCAGCTGTCTGCATTCACAGGTGGGCATCAGGGATGGACCAGTCCATGTGTTCAGGTTGCCGTCAGCCCTTCAGTTTTAAAAGAAAGAGGCACAATTGCTATAATTGCGGACTAGTGTTTTGCCACTCATGCACTAATAAAAAGTCGTTGAAAGCTTGTATGGCACCGAACCCGAGCAAACCATATCGAGTGTGTGACAAGTGTTTCAACAAATTGAAAAAGACCATGGAAACTGATCCATCCTCTCATTCTTCGCTGAGTAGAAGAGGAAGCATTAACCAGGGATCAGATCCCATTGAAAAAGATGACAAGTTCGATTCTAGATCCGATGGACAGTTAGCTAGATTTTCATTGATGGATTCCATGAGGCAAGTGGATAATCGAtataagaagaacaagaaatacGAATTCAATAGTAGTCGTGTCTCGCCTATACCAAGTGGAAGCTCTCAACGGGGTGCGCTTAACATAGCCAAGTCTTTTAATCCAGTATTTGGAGCGTCAAAGAAGTTCTTCTCAGCTTCTGTTCCTGGTTCTCGAATTGTGTCTCGGGCAACTTCCCCAATATCGAGACGTCCTAGTCCACCTCGTTCAACTACACCAACTCCCACTCTTTCGGGACTAGCTACACCAAAATTTGTAGTGGATGATACTAAGAGAACCAATGATAACCTAAGTCAAGAGGTCGTTAAGCTAAGATCTCAG GTTGAAACTCTTACAAGGAAGTCCCAGCTTCAAGAAGTTGAGCTGGAAAGAACAGCCAAGCAGCTAAAAGAGGCGTTGGCAATCGCTAATGAAGAAACGACAAGATGCAAGGCAGCAAAAGAAGTGATCAAATCACTTACCGCTCAA TTAAAGGACATGGCTGAAAGATTACCTGTTGGATCAGCTCGGACCGTGAAGTCTCCTCCGTCTCTTAATTCATTTGGTTCCAGCCCTGGTCGCATTGACCCTTTTAATATCTTAAACCAACCAAATAGCCAAGAATCCGAGCTTAATGGCACAAATACTCCAATGTTTTCTAATGGGACCATGACACCTGTATTTGGGAATGGTGAAGCAACGAATGAAGCACGGAGCGAGAAGGAATGGGTTGAACAGGATGAACCTGGAGTCTATATCACTCTTACAGCCTTAGCCGGAGGTGCTAGAGATCTCAAACGCGTTCGGTTCAG CCGAAAAAGGTTTAGTGAGAAACAAGCAGAACAATGGTGGGCAGATAACAGAGGACGAGTCTATGAACAATACAATGTTCGCATGGTTGACAAAGCCAGTGAGGACTTGCCTCATTGA
- the LOC104769475 gene encoding uncharacterized protein LOC104769475 — MANTIARGQMIFQDENALAALGKKLVTAGKGKGSLAAPKKYGAGFGSRKALHDITNKSKLQPQASSKTKKNVEGFDFDIAKEGFLHDHSKCIEAQQQSQWDSYFSDHIILHGHDTNIKERIPEYSIKEMDDDNNSHTWDELKELPMEEFSDLLECSTQWRSPPDSPVHYHSSLPTSPLPWHLETVEFKLKEDEDEDTT, encoded by the exons ATGGCGAACACAATTGCTCGCGGGCAGATGATTTTCCAGGACGAGAATGCATTAGCTGCCCTTGGAAAAA AGCTGGTTACTGCGGGAAAAGGTAAGGGATCCCTAGCAGCTCCAAAGAAATATGGGGCGGGTTTTGGTAGCCGCAAGGCTCTCCATGATATCACAAACAAGTCAAAGTTGCAACCTCAAGCTTCTtccaagacgaagaagaatgtTGAGGGATTCGACTTTGACATAGCAAAGGAAGGCTTTTTGCATGACCACAGCAAATGCATTGAAGCTCAACAACAAAGCCAGTGGGATAGCTACTTCTCTGATCACATCATCCTTCACGGACATG ATACCAACATCAAGGAAAGGATTCCTGAATACAGTATTAAAGAG AtggatgatgataataatagcCACACTTGGGACGAACTCAAAGAGTTACCAATGGAGGAGTTTTCCGATTTGCTGGAATGCTCAACTCAATGGCGCTCACCACCAGACTCGCCTGTCCATTACCATTCTTCGTTACCTACATCGCCTTTGCCATGGCATTTGGAAACCGTAGAATTCAAGCtcaaggaagatgaagatgaagacacCACCTGA